AAACAAATTAAGAATCTGCGCCTGGATCGAGACGTCGAGTGCGGACACCGGTTCGTCGGCGACGACGATCTGCGGATCGAGAATCATCGCCCGCGCAATCGCGACCCGCTGACGCTGCCCGCCCGAGAACATATGAGGGTAGCGCTTCGCGTGTTCGGGCCGCAGCCCGACGATGCGCATCATGTGCGCGATGCGTTCGGCACGCTCGCTCGCGGTCAGCGGCGTGTTGATCGCGAGCGGCTCGCCAAGCGTCTGCTCGACGGTCTTGCGCGGGTTCAGCGACGCAAACGGATTCTGGAACACCATCTGCACGCGCCGGCGCAGCGCCGCGATCTTCGCGTGACCGGCGCCGGCCACATCTTCGCCGTCGATCAGCAGGCGCCCCGCAGTCGGCGATTCGATCATCGTCAACTGGCGCGCGAGCGTCGATTTGCCGCAGCCGGATTCGCCGACGACTGCAAGCGTGCGCCCGCGCATCAGCGAAAACGACACGCCGTTCAACGCCTTCACCGTGCCGTGGCCGAACATGCCGCGCTTCACGTCGTAGTGCTTCGCCAGCTGCTCGGCGACGAGCACGTGGTCGCCGCCGGCCGCGGCGCCCGGCTGGCGCGTTTCAGGGACTGCGTTCATCGTGCGCCTCCCGGTCGAATCGCATCGGTGGCCAGGTTCAGCGGCTTGATGCAGCGCACGCGAACCGTATCGTCGTGATTGGGCAAGCCGCCGAGCGGCGGCCGCGCTTTCCTGCAATCGTCGACGACGTACTTGCAGCGCGGCGCGAAGAGGCAGCCCTTCGGCCGGTCGTCGCGGCCCGGCACGAGACCCGGCAGCGCCGCCAGCCGCACTGCGCCGACGTTATGCTCGGGAATCGCCGCCAGCAGCGCTTCGGTGTACGGATGATGAGGCGCCGCGAAGATATCGGGCACGCGGTTCGTCTCGATGATCTCGCCCGCGTACATCACGGCCACGCGTTGCGCGACTTCCGAGACCACGGCCAGATCGTGCGAAATCAGCACGAGCGCCATGCCGCGCTCTTTCTGCAACTGCACGAGCAGTTGCATGATCTGCGCCTGGATCGTCACGTCGAGCGCGGTGGTCGGTTCGTCGGCGATCAGCAGTTTCGGATTGCACGCGACGGCCATCGCGATCATCACGCGCTGGTTCATGCCGCCCGACATCTGATGCGGAAACGAACCGATGCGGTTCTTCGCATCGGGAATGCCGACCTGATCGAGCAGTTCG
The nucleotide sequence above comes from Paraburkholderia sp. SOS3. Encoded proteins:
- a CDS encoding peptide ABC transporter ATP-binding protein codes for the protein MNAVPETRQPGAAAGGDHVLVAEQLAKHYDVKRGMFGHGTVKALNGVSFSLMRGRTLAVVGESGCGKSTLARQLTMIESPTAGRLLIDGEDVAGAGHAKIAALRRRVQMVFQNPFASLNPRKTVEQTLGEPLAINTPLTASERAERIAHMMRIVGLRPEHAKRYPHMFSGGQRQRVAIARAMILDPQIVVADEPVSALDVSIQAQILNLFMDLQDEFKTSYVFISHNLAVVEHIADDVMVMYFGGIAELGDNRTIFERPRHPYTRALMSATPSIFEADRRIRIRLQGEMPSPLNPPSGCTFHQRCPYAIDRCRQEEPKLREVDGRQVSCHRAEEVGDADA
- a CDS encoding ABC transporter ATP-binding protein, which encodes MSDLLTIRNLAVDFGGLAAVDRVNLNVAPGEVVGVVGESGSGKSVTMMALMGLIDAPGKVTADEISFDGKNLLTAAPKERRKIIGKDIAMVFQDALTSLNPSYTVGYQIKEVLKLHEGLRGDALNRRALELLDQVGIPDAKNRIGSFPHQMSGGMNQRVMIAMAVACNPKLLIADEPTTALDVTIQAQIMQLLVQLQKERGMALVLISHDLAVVSEVAQRVAVMYAGEIIETNRVPDIFAAPHHPYTEALLAAIPEHNVGAVRLAALPGLVPGRDDRPKGCLFAPRCKYVVDDCRKARPPLGGLPNHDDTVRVRCIKPLNLATDAIRPGGAR